Part of the Vigna unguiculata cultivar IT97K-499-35 chromosome 3, ASM411807v1, whole genome shotgun sequence genome, ttacaaGAATGCAATGCACAAAACATAGTGAAACTGAAGGGAGTTCTCACGCCAAATTATCTGGTGAGTCTAGAGCAATACGTTCAGAATATGTGAGCCCAACAGATTCCACACCATGTTTTCCAGTATCAATGGACTGTCCCTGTATAGAAACAATCACAGGTTGAAACCACGTATGAAGTGTGAAGTGAAGTGAGCATAATTATTCAGaaatttgatttgaaaatagTTGTAGCATACCCAGAGAGTGCGGTTATTTCCAAGAGTGATGGCAGCTGGAAAGGCCCTATCTATGGTGGTTGCTCCAACTGTGATGATCCATGGTGCAGTATTTGTAATGGTTTGTGAGAGAGGACCAGAATTTCCAGCAGAACAAACGACTGTGATTCCCTTAGCAGTAGCGTGAAAAGAACCAATTGCTATTACATCACGTTGATCAACATAGGAGAACAAGGGAATGGAAAGGCCAAGAGAAACAGTTAAAACATCAACACCATCATGAATAGCCTTATCAAAAGCTTTCAAAATATCAGCATCAGTGCACTCTCCAATTGGAAAGTCCCAGCAAGCTTTGTAGATAGCTAAGTGAGCCAAAGGTGCTCCTCCTCTGGCTATACCAGAAGCCAGTCCTCTGAAGCTTGCATTTCCTACAAAGTAACCAGCTGCTGTGGAAGCTGTGTGAGTGCCATGACCAATTGCATCTCTTGCTGAGAGATATTCATTGGTGTTGTTTCCTTGAAGAAGCTTCTTAGTCTCATCAGTTATTCCTTTCAGAAACCATCTTGCACCTATTATCTTCTTGTTACAGTTGGTGGAGTTGAACTGCTCTCCCACTTCACAAACTCCTTTCCACCTTGATGGGATTTCTCCCATTGCTTTATCATTGAAACTTGTTGACTCTGGCCAAATTCCTTCAAGAAACCACAATTCTCATTGGTTACATAGCTACATGGCAAGCCCTCGTTAGTTATTGGTGTCAGGagttaattttagaatttagaTTCTCTGCTTAGTTTTCTGCTGAGTTTTATGTATTGTCTCTCTGATGTGTTTCAAAATACACGGATGaaaaacaacaccaaaaaacCCCTGCAGACAATCTGGATTCTCAATTTTATTGTTACTAGTAGTACCTGTGTCTATTACACCTATGATGGCTCCTTCACCTAAGTTGGTGTTAGACAAAGCGGTCTCAGAAGTAGAATGATGGATCCCAATAAAGTCCCAGCTCCTGGTTGTGTGGAGTTTGTGAATGCCATTTGGAATGACAGAAACTACCCCAGGAAACTCTGCATTAcatgttataaattatataacttttaaaaggTTCTGAGATGGGTTAAACAACAATCATCATACTTGCTATTGCTTCTGCTTCATGTTTTGTCAATCTTGCTGCAAACCCTGAAAAACCATGCTTGTAGCTGTAAAGAATTGAATTCTTTGCAGCTTCTTTGcttcagaacaaaaacaaaacatttgCAGTTACTTTATTTCTTGATTCTTATATGGAAAAATGAGTATGTGAAGGACATAAACCATACCTTCCTAGAAGTGATGATAACATTTTGTGGTGATACTTTTTAGTAAGTTGCGGATTTTGATATATCTTATCTCCCATGTATACAATGTGCACCTAGAAGTTCaatgatttatttaataattgattGTGTTCAATGACAGAGATACACTAAAGTAGAAGTAGAAACTTAAGTTGCACTCACAGAGCTTGCCTCTGCAGAAGTGGGCACAGAGTTTTGGACAAAAAGAAGAGCAGAAGCTACGAGAAATTGGACAATTCTTGACCATCTCCAGTTTCTTGAATTAGTATCCATAGTTGGAGAGTTTCAGAGGCTTTCCAAATGCATGAAAACACACCAAGTGGTTGCAACTTCTCGTCTTCTTCATAAAGCTGCATTCTTAGTATGTAATGATGCATAGAATATaacttttttgaaaataagaaaagttcAAAGTCCTTTCCTTTTGTGC contains:
- the LOC114177829 gene encoding subtilisin-like protease SBT3.9 isoform X1 codes for the protein MDTNSRNWRWSRIVQFLVASALLFVQNSVPTSAEASSVHIVYMGDKIYQNPQLTKKYHHKMLSSLLGSKEAAKNSILYSYKHGFSGFAARLTKHEAEAIAKFPGVVSVIPNGIHKLHTTRSWDFIGIHHSTSETALSNTNLGEGAIIGVIDTGIWPESTSFNDKAMGEIPSRWKGVCEVGEQFNSTNCNKKIIGARWFLKGITDETKKLLQGNNTNEYLSARDAIGHGTHTASTAAGYFVGNASFRGLASGIARGGAPLAHLAIYKACWDFPIGECTDADILKAFDKAIHDGVDVLTVSLGLSIPLFSYVDQRDVIAIGSFHATAKGITVVCSAGNSGPLSQTITNTAPWIITVGATTIDRAFPAAITLGNNRTLWGQSIDTGKHGVESVGLTYSERIALDSPDNLAKDCQSGSLNATMAAGKIVLCFGVSDQQDIVSASVTVKEAGGVGLVYAQYHEDGLNQCGLFPCIKVDYETGTQILTYIRRSRFPTASLSFPKTVIGKWTSPRVASFSSRGPSSLSPTVLKPDIAAPGVDILAAFPSKGSTESNGFAFLSGTSMSCPHVAGIVAVIKSKYPTWSPAAIRSALVTTAYQSGTDGNVISEEGSTLKEADPFDIGGGHMDPNKAMDPGLIYDITTQDYVQFLCSMGHSSASIRKVTKTNTSCKKQKQQPLNLNFPSISLPNLKNTATVMRRVRNVGNVTAIYKALVKVPYGIKVRVEPQTLSFNSDTQVLTFNVSFLSTQKFRGDYKFGSLTWTDGKHFVRTPIVVRTNAV
- the LOC114177829 gene encoding subtilisin-like protease SBT3.9 isoform X2, with the protein product MDTNSRNWRWSRIVQFLVASALLFVQNSVPTSAEASSVHIVYMGDKIYQNPQLTKKYHHKMLSSLLGSKEAAKNSILYSYKHGFSGFAARLTKHEAEAIAKFPGVVSVIPNGIHKLHTTRSWDFIGIHHSTSETALSNTNLGEGAIIGVIDTGIWPESTSFNDKAMGEIPSRWKGVCEVGEQFNSTNCNKKIIGARWFLKGITDETKKLLQGNNTNEYLSARDAIGHGTHTASTAAGYFVGNASFRGLASGIARGGAPLAHLAIYKACWDFPIGECTDADILKAFDKAIHDGVDVLTVSLGLSIPLFSYVDQRDVIAIGSFHATAKGITVVCSAGNSGPLSQTITNTAPWIITVGATTIDRAFPAAITLGNNRTLWSIDTGKHGVESVGLTYSERIALDSPDNLAKDCQSGSLNATMAAGKIVLCFGVSDQQDIVSASVTVKEAGGVGLVYAQYHEDGLNQCGLFPCIKVDYETGTQILTYIRRSRFPTASLSFPKTVIGKWTSPRVASFSSRGPSSLSPTVLKPDIAAPGVDILAAFPSKGSTESNGFAFLSGTSMSCPHVAGIVAVIKSKYPTWSPAAIRSALVTTAYQSGTDGNVISEEGSTLKEADPFDIGGGHMDPNKAMDPGLIYDITTQDYVQFLCSMGHSSASIRKVTKTNTSCKKQKQQPLNLNFPSISLPNLKNTATVMRRVRNVGNVTAIYKALVKVPYGIKVRVEPQTLSFNSDTQVLTFNVSFLSTQKFRGDYKFGSLTWTDGKHFVRTPIVVRTNAV